One Halarcobacter ebronensis genomic window carries:
- a CDS encoding flagellar biosynthetic protein FliR, which yields MQELISFLGEEKIYSFLLLFARILAFMVFLPVFSHVAISSTVRVAAAFFVTIFLYPLVNVQGDFTQDSFIIAIVSELTLGFIASMLIMVAFNAVHIIGDFIGQATVLSMASMFDPSTGTNEGLVGRLLYWIALMVFFETGMYEMTIVMITKSFSMIHLGAFNIFSYDGIQIAINEINRMFAFAFSFALPLFFISFILDIYYGYGTKSMPAFSPFVITFQLKFALIFIFLILGMQIFTESFTNYLITKFQ from the coding sequence ATGCAAGAACTGATATCTTTTCTTGGTGAAGAGAAAATCTACTCTTTTCTTCTTCTTTTTGCAAGAATTCTAGCGTTTATGGTTTTTTTACCAGTTTTTAGCCACGTTGCAATATCTTCAACAGTAAGAGTTGCGGCAGCTTTTTTTGTTACAATTTTTTTGTATCCTTTGGTTAATGTTCAAGGAGATTTTACTCAAGATAGTTTTATTATAGCTATTGTTTCAGAACTAACCCTTGGTTTTATTGCTAGTATGCTTATTATGGTTGCCTTTAATGCTGTGCATATTATTGGAGATTTTATTGGTCAAGCAACAGTATTATCAATGGCAAGTATGTTTGACCCTTCAACAGGTACAAATGAGGGGTTAGTAGGTAGACTTTTATATTGGATTGCATTAATGGTTTTTTTTGAAACAGGTATGTATGAGATGACAATTGTTATGATTACAAAAAGTTTTTCTATGATTCACTTGGGAGCTTTTAATATATTCTCTTATGATGGTATTCAAATAGCAATTAATGAAATTAATAGAATGTTTGCTTTTGCTTTTTCTTTTGCCTTACCTCTTTTTTTCATAAGTTTTATATTAGATATATATTATGGGTATGGAACAAAATCAATGCCTGCTTTTTCACCTTTTGTAATCACTTTTCAGTTAAAATTTGCTTTAATATTTATATTTTTGATACTAGGGATGCAGATATTTACAGAGAGTTTTACAAACTATTTAATTACAAAGTTTCAATAA
- the flgC gene encoding flagellar basal body rod protein FlgC yields MGFFDGYNIAVSGMSAQRTRINVVSANIANAKTTHTAEGGPYKKQDVVFEEVLLQENNKSNKTSEKNIVENPDLSLRGVGVKSIVEDDAQPVMRYEPSHPDANEDGYVAYPNINPVIEMVNLIEAMRSYEANVSAFSTHKSIDSKTLDIIKV; encoded by the coding sequence ATGGGTTTTTTCGATGGTTATAATATAGCTGTTTCTGGTATGTCAGCTCAAAGAACTAGAATAAATGTAGTAAGTGCAAATATAGCTAATGCAAAAACAACTCATACAGCTGAGGGTGGACCTTATAAAAAACAAGATGTAGTTTTTGAAGAGGTTCTTTTGCAAGAGAATAATAAATCAAATAAAACATCAGAAAAAAATATAGTTGAAAATCCTGATTTATCTTTAAGAGGAGTAGGAGTAAAATCTATAGTAGAAGACGATGCTCAACCAGTGATGAGATATGAACCTTCTCACCCTGATGCAAATGAAGATGGATATGTTGCATACCCAAATATTAATCCTGTTATTGAGATGGTTAATTTAATTGAGGCTATGCGTTCATATGAAGCTAATGTTTCAGCTTTTAGTACACATAAAAGTATTGATTCTAAAACATTGGATATAATTAAAGTGTAA
- the fliE gene encoding flagellar hook-basal body complex protein FliE, with amino-acid sequence MNSISPIGVSSINSLLNNQTNNQTNKTDDKSFSELLNNAITEVNGTQVDAYNAMEGIATGKVKNLQEAVQKIEEADLSLKLALEVKNKALAAYKEIKSMQI; translated from the coding sequence ATGAATAGTATATCACCAATAGGTGTTTCGTCAATTAATTCACTTTTAAATAATCAAACAAATAATCAAACAAATAAAACAGATGATAAAAGTTTTTCAGAGTTATTGAATAATGCTATTACTGAAGTTAATGGAACACAAGTTGATGCATATAATGCAATGGAAGGTATAGCAACAGGAAAAGTTAAAAACCTTCAAGAAGCAGTTCAAAAAATAGAAGAGGCAGATTTATCTCTTAAATTAGCTCTTGAAGTCAAAAATAAAGCATTGGCAGCGTATAAAGAAATTAAATCAATGCAAATATAA
- a CDS encoding AAA family ATPase: protein MFNSISTQANKLLHLTKKNSTASKTKIITITSGKGGVGKSTFTANMAYLLARRGYKIAIVDADIGLANMQVLFDIKPRLTLFDYIEGRNTINEIISSTAYNNLDLVAGKSGYQYANLKNSLVLSRVVDEIKGLNKYDIVLIDTGAGLNEYVQEFLSVSNNILALTTTDPSALTDVYALMKMLSIDKDRLLICFNHTKNYKIGETIANSLVNLAKKNRLNHNFVVKYIGNVSTSANITTTSRLRKLFAHEFINDEITKQLHLVIDSLLENIH, encoded by the coding sequence TTGTTTAATAGTATTTCCACTCAGGCTAATAAATTATTACATCTAACAAAAAAAAATAGCACAGCTTCAAAAACAAAAATTATAACAATAACATCTGGAAAAGGTGGTGTTGGAAAGTCAACTTTTACTGCAAACATGGCTTATTTATTGGCACGAAGAGGTTATAAAATTGCAATAGTTGACGCAGATATTGGACTTGCTAATATGCAAGTATTGTTTGATATTAAACCAAGACTTACTCTCTTTGATTATATTGAAGGTAGAAATACAATAAATGAGATTATCTCTTCAACTGCATATAATAATTTGGATTTGGTAGCAGGGAAAAGTGGTTACCAATATGCAAATCTAAAAAACTCTTTAGTTTTAAGCCGAGTTGTAGATGAAATAAAAGGCTTAAACAAATATGATATTGTTTTAATAGATACAGGTGCCGGACTAAATGAATATGTGCAAGAGTTTTTGTCTGTTTCTAATAATATTTTGGCATTAACAACAACTGATCCTTCTGCATTAACTGATGTTTATGCTCTAATGAAAATGCTTTCAATTGACAAAGATAGACTTTTAATCTGCTTTAATCATACAAAAAATTATAAGATTGGTGAAACAATTGCGAATTCTTTAGTAAATTTAGCTAAAAAAAATAGGTTAAATCATAATTTTGTGGTAAAATATATAGGCAATGTTTCAACATCAGCAAATATAACAACAACTTCAAGGTTGAGAAAGTTATTTGCACATGAATTTATTAATGATGAAATAACAAAACAGTTACATTTGGTTATTGATTCATTATTGGAAAATATTCATTAA
- the flhF gene encoding flagellar biosynthesis protein FlhF: MNMLSFLGETPTAALRNAQEECGEDAIVVSTKKISSVKDGNKDMYEVVVALEDEQQSLKHTKKFKTSESNGLPSRNMDVKFYDFREEILKMQDAIMQVQKSLWNPKSQLYDLNIPPEFVDMYNLFEQNEFDQEMTYTIMKKTIKQLPVALKSNPKKVNDFFKLVLRRIIPIKQEVPLRKHQRKIVMMVGPTGVGKTTTIAKLAARYAYKLGQNYKVGIVTLDSFRVGAMEQLQAYTNIMRLPLEIVKKPEELVEALLRLKDCNYIFIDTAGSSQYDIDKIELINEYQEKVHELPIEKILVLPANVKHSDLIDIYTNYSRLNINYLTFTKLDETKSFGNLISFAHKTKKSITYFSIGQNVPDDLIVSDSSFLIDCFMNNACKRR, from the coding sequence ATGAATATGTTGTCATTTTTAGGTGAAACTCCAACTGCAGCGTTAAGAAATGCTCAAGAAGAGTGTGGTGAAGATGCAATAGTTGTTTCAACAAAAAAGATTTCTAGTGTTAAAGATGGTAACAAAGATATGTATGAAGTTGTTGTTGCTTTAGAAGATGAACAACAATCTTTAAAGCATACAAAAAAATTTAAAACTTCAGAATCTAACGGTTTGCCATCAAGAAATATGGATGTAAAATTTTACGACTTCAGAGAAGAGATATTAAAAATGCAAGATGCAATAATGCAGGTGCAGAAATCTCTATGGAATCCAAAAAGTCAACTTTATGATTTAAATATTCCACCTGAATTTGTTGATATGTATAATCTTTTTGAACAAAATGAGTTTGATCAAGAGATGACTTATACCATTATGAAAAAAACTATAAAACAACTACCCGTTGCTTTAAAATCTAATCCAAAAAAGGTAAATGATTTTTTTAAACTTGTTCTTAGAAGAATAATCCCTATTAAACAAGAGGTTCCTTTAAGAAAACATCAAAGAAAAATAGTAATGATGGTCGGACCAACAGGTGTTGGAAAGACTACAACTATTGCAAAACTTGCAGCAAGATATGCTTATAAACTAGGACAAAATTATAAAGTAGGAATAGTTACTTTAGACTCATTTAGAGTTGGTGCAATGGAGCAGTTACAAGCATATACAAATATTATGAGATTGCCCCTTGAAATAGTAAAAAAGCCAGAAGAATTAGTTGAAGCACTTTTAAGACTAAAAGATTGTAATTATATATTTATTGATACAGCTGGTTCATCTCAATATGATATTGATAAAATTGAGTTAATTAATGAGTATCAAGAAAAAGTACATGAACTTCCTATTGAAAAGATTTTGGTTTTGCCTGCAAATGTTAAACATAGTGATCTTATTGATATTTATACAAATTATTCAAGACTAAATATAAATTATTTAACTTTTACAAAGCTAGATGAAACTAAAAGTTTTGGTAATCTAATATCTTTTGCCCATAAAACTAAGAAATCAATAACTTATTTCTCTATTGGTCAAAATGTTCCAGATGATTTAATAGTTTCAGATTCAAGTTTTTTAATTGATTGTTTTATGAATAATGCTTGTAAACGGAGATAG
- a CDS encoding OmpA/MotB family protein, whose product MAKEKCPDCPKCLPGWLVQFGDLMSLLLTFFILLLSMAVMDKKKVEEYFNIMRKAMGFIEASTDVQTQSESYSTKDSNSQDDNTESIDQVTEDAVQVVTEVVEQMNENIKEQSEQIQIEKGKNEFTLDIPSTVMFEEGEYLISNLNAKRFIAKVARVIRTMPQTYSIEIIGHTSSSMYKNDKIPRDNWDLSALRSIEVVKELIKNKIDPAVLKVSAYASYHPKSEMAADNRRVEMRFFSENNQEDLLAEENFFDRLE is encoded by the coding sequence ATGGCAAAAGAAAAGTGTCCAGACTGTCCAAAATGCTTACCAGGTTGGCTTGTACAATTTGGTGACTTAATGTCACTATTACTCACTTTTTTTATTCTTCTTTTATCTATGGCTGTAATGGATAAAAAAAAGGTTGAAGAGTATTTTAACATAATGAGAAAAGCTATGGGTTTCATTGAAGCATCTACTGATGTTCAAACCCAATCAGAAAGTTACTCAACTAAAGATAGTAATTCTCAAGATGATAACACTGAGTCTATTGATCAAGTAACGGAAGATGCTGTTCAAGTTGTAACTGAAGTTGTAGAACAAATGAATGAAAATATAAAGGAACAATCAGAACAGATTCAAATTGAAAAAGGGAAGAATGAGTTTACTTTAGATATTCCTTCAACTGTTATGTTTGAAGAGGGAGAATATCTTATCTCTAACCTTAATGCAAAAAGATTTATTGCAAAAGTTGCAAGAGTTATTAGAACAATGCCTCAAACATATAGTATAGAAATAATTGGGCACACCTCTTCAAGCATGTATAAAAATGATAAAATTCCTAGAGATAATTGGGATTTATCTGCACTTCGTTCAATAGAAGTTGTAAAAGAACTTATAAAAAATAAAATTGATCCAGCAGTTTTAAAGGTTTCAGCATATGCTTCTTATCATCCAAAAAGTGAGATGGCTGCTGATAATAGAAGAGTTGAAATGAGATTTTTCTCTGAAAATAATCAAGAAGATTTATTAGCAGAAGAGAACTTTTTTGATAGATTGGAGTAA
- a CDS encoding motility protein A: protein MDKSTLGGLIGGWTLVSLAIMLGGVGFGPYIDVPSVLIVLGGSMAVIAGQFEASDLKRIIPSLKVAFRETNAEPLPELVEKIIFYATEIKKHGVMHVEQKVLEERNPFFKEAFQLLVDGTKVETMEPLLNTKLQYIDKRHNTMIGLFGNLGGVAGSMGMIGTLVGLVAMLANLSDPASVGPAMAVALITTLYGALIGTLFAGLVESKLTQKHKKELDSYEIIILGASMIAAEESIGNIKMQLNSILVDVAEQ, encoded by the coding sequence ATGGATAAAAGTACTCTTGGTGGATTAATCGGTGGTTGGACGCTTGTTTCTTTAGCAATTATGTTAGGAGGAGTAGGGTTCGGTCCATATATTGATGTTCCTTCTGTACTTATTGTTCTTGGAGGTTCAATGGCTGTTATTGCCGGTCAATTTGAAGCAAGTGATTTAAAAAGAATTATCCCTTCTTTAAAGGTTGCTTTTCGTGAAACTAATGCAGAACCTTTACCTGAACTTGTTGAGAAGATAATTTTTTACGCAACAGAGATAAAAAAGCATGGTGTAATGCATGTTGAACAAAAAGTTTTAGAAGAGAGAAATCCTTTTTTTAAAGAGGCTTTTCAACTTTTAGTAGATGGTACAAAGGTTGAAACTATGGAACCTTTATTAAATACAAAACTTCAATATATTGATAAAAGACATAATACAATGATAGGTTTATTTGGTAATTTAGGTGGTGTTGCAGGTTCAATGGGAATGATTGGTACACTTGTTGGGCTAGTTGCAATGCTTGCGAATCTATCAGATCCAGCTTCTGTTGGTCCAGCAATGGCAGTTGCATTGATTACTACACTTTATGGGGCATTAATTGGGACACTTTTTGCTGGATTAGTTGAAAGTAAACTGACTCAAAAACATAAGAAAGAGTTAGACTCTTATGAGATTATTATCCTTGGCGCAAGTATGATTGCAGCAGAAGAATCAATAGGTAATATAAAAATGCAATTAAACTCTATCTTAGTAGATGTAGCAGAGCAATAG
- a CDS encoding FliM/FliN family flagellar motor switch protein, whose amino-acid sequence MASDLSSFLKDELSNTLEQLLSKSVSIDSVSSLESPLEETQCIEVLVKFEFADISLNWNFYIPTLTATKFEFFMLGGMGDLKEHVDDEIVDAVNEIISNVCGSLCTAVNAQGFPDISSIKSEVTNASIKNCKEMETPANTYIFDLSLDGEKLPVNIAFDSISLPYLSEITGVGETLQSISPSVNTTPNVISSNIPPTSQMGVSSLLSEDASQNLQLLFDIKLKLSVRLGTKNFLLKDILRWDIGEIIELEQMVNEPLDILVNGVKIGEGEAVIVEGKFGLKVKSIGNDSTKLNQIGF is encoded by the coding sequence TTGGCATCTGATTTATCAAGTTTTTTAAAAGATGAGTTATCAAATACATTAGAACAGTTATTATCGAAAAGTGTATCAATTGATTCTGTCAGTAGTCTTGAAAGTCCATTAGAAGAGACTCAATGTATTGAGGTTTTAGTTAAGTTTGAGTTTGCAGATATCTCTTTAAATTGGAATTTTTATATTCCAACTTTAACTGCTACAAAATTTGAATTTTTCATGCTAGGTGGTATGGGAGATTTAAAAGAGCACGTTGATGATGAAATAGTAGATGCTGTAAATGAGATAATTTCTAATGTATGCGGAAGTTTATGTACTGCTGTTAATGCGCAAGGCTTCCCTGATATATCATCAATAAAATCTGAAGTTACAAATGCTTCAATAAAAAACTGTAAAGAGATGGAAACTCCTGCAAATACTTATATCTTTGATTTAAGTCTTGATGGGGAAAAATTGCCAGTAAATATAGCTTTTGATAGTATCTCTTTGCCTTATTTAAGTGAAATTACAGGAGTAGGGGAGACTTTACAAAGTATTTCTCCTTCTGTAAACACAACACCAAATGTTATTTCTAGTAATATTCCTCCAACTTCACAAATGGGAGTTAGTTCTTTGCTATCAGAAGACGCATCACAAAATTTACAACTTCTTTTTGATATAAAATTAAAATTAAGTGTAAGATTAGGAACAAAAAATTTTCTTTTAAAAGATATATTAAGATGGGATATTGGTGAAATTATTGAACTAGAACAGATGGTAAATGAACCTTTAGATATTTTAGTTAATGGTGTTAAAATTGGAGAGGGTGAAGCAGTAATTGTTGAGGGAAAATTTGGATTAAAAGTTAAATCAATTGGTAATGACTCAACTAAACTTAATCAAATAGGATTTTAA
- a CDS encoding flagellin, protein MELGKIAEIDNAQTNHIKKIQTVQEVDENYRVVDNEEHKKAQLKITDSSLNEVILDNVKFGYNKSSKDLFVKVIRGDAEYKYPTEDMMRIKAQLLKDIENTQKKVTQ, encoded by the coding sequence ATGGAATTAGGTAAAATTGCTGAAATAGATAACGCTCAAACTAATCATATTAAAAAGATTCAAACTGTACAAGAAGTTGATGAAAACTACCGTGTAGTAGACAATGAAGAACATAAAAAAGCTCAACTTAAAATAACAGATAGTAGTCTTAATGAAGTTATTTTAGATAATGTAAAGTTTGGTTATAATAAAAGTTCAAAAGATTTATTTGTCAAAGTTATAAGAGGTGATGCTGAATATAAATATCCAACAGAGGATATGATGAGAATTAAAGCTCAACTTCTGAAAGATATTGAGAATACGCAAAAAAAAGTCACTCAATAA